The Dendropsophus ebraccatus isolate aDenEbr1 chromosome 10, aDenEbr1.pat, whole genome shotgun sequence genome has a segment encoding these proteins:
- the SLC34A3 gene encoding sodium-dependent phosphate transport protein 2C — protein sequence MPFTSNNPQVPLSDLKMTMSDLPVKVPLDDLPIDTTYTLSLDLALPEDVQDEIDPWALPELQDSGPSWKELNNKQRVKRVVIGIVKGCLLIGFLYLFICSLDVLSSAFQLVGSKLTGDIFSDNDVLANPIAGLVIGVLVTVLVQSSSTSSSIIVSMVSSGILNVKASIPIIMGVNVGTSVTSTLVSLAQSGDRNEFRRAFGGSAVHGMFNWLTVIVLLPIELGTGYLYYVSDAIIKSFNIHAGGEAPDILKVITRPFTDLIIKLDSTVIAENAIGNPEYANTSLIKRWCVTNKTYVTEHIPATNLTNCSAVACFTNESGTFVENNYTITENLERCVHIFANFNLSDIAVGFILLIASLVVLCTCLILIVKLLNSVLKGQIAHMIKKIINADFPFPFSWLSGYLAIIVGAVMTFVVQSSSVFTAAIVPLMGVGVISLNRAYPLFLGSNIGTTTTAVLAALASPAESLSESVQVAFIHLFFNLSGLLLWYVVPYFRLPIHVAKKFGDITAKYRWFAVLYLLVTFIILPLAIFGLSMAGWIVLAAVGGPLLLLFIVVIIINILQKRCPKILPSFLKTWDFLPIWLHSLAPWDRLIYKTCGCCCKKCSNHTDDEDEKPKDLLPVDVKSPETHCYDNPDFVQSQDL from the exons ACACCACCTACACGTTATCCTTGGATTTGGCTCTACCAGAAGACGTACAGGATGAAATTGATCCTTGGGCTCTACCAGAACTCCAAGATTCGGGACCTTCCTGGAAAG AGTTGAACAACAAGCAAAGAGTAAAGCGGGTCGTGATTGGGattgtaaagggttgtcttctcattGGGTTCCTCTACTTGTTCATCTGCTCCTTGGACGTTCTAAGCTCAGCATTCCAGCTTGTTGGAA GTAAACTGACAGGAGACATCTTCAGTGATAATGATGTTCTTGCCAATCCAATCGCCGGCCTGGTCATCGGTGTATTGGTGACGGTCCTGGTGCAGAGCTCGAGtacctcatcctccatcatcgTCAGCATGGTTTCTTCTGGAA TTCTGAATGTTAAGGCTTCTATCCCCATCATCATGGGTGTCAACGTTGGAACATCAGTGACCAGCACCTTGGTGTCTTTGGCTCAATCTGGAGACCGCAATGAGTTTAGAAG GGCGTTCGGAGGTTCTGCCGTACATGGCATGTTCAACTGGTTGACCGTCATTGTTCTGCTCCCTATTGAGCTTGGCACGGGATACCTCTACTATGTCTCTGATGCCATTATCAAGAGCTTTAACATCCATGCGGGAGGAGAGGCTCCTGACATCCTTAAAGTTATCACTCGGCCTTTTACTGATCTCATCATCAAG CTGGACAGCACAGTTATTGCTGAGAACGCCATTGGAAATCCAGAATACGCGAACACAAGTCTGATCAAGAGATGGTGCGTCACCAACAAGACCTAT GTAACAGAACACATCCCAGCTACAAACCTGACTAACTGCAGCGCCGTCGCCTGTTTTACCAACGAGAGTGGAACGTTCGTAGAAAATAATTACACCATTACGGAGAATCTGGAGAGAT GCGTCCATATCTTTGCCAATTTCAACCTCTCGGATATAGCGGTgggcttcatcctcctcatcgcCTCTCTGGTGGTTCTCTGCACGTGTCTTATCCTCATCGTCAAACTTCTCAATTCCGTCCTGAAGGGCCAGATCGCTCACATGATCAAGAAGATCATCAACGCAG ACTTTCCATTCCCATTCAGTTGGCTCTCCGGATATTTGGCGATCATTGTTGGCGCTGTGATGACATTCGTGGTCCAAAGTAGTTCTGTCTTCACCGCTGCTATTGTGCCTTTAATGG GTGTTGGTGTCATAAGCCTGAACAGGGCGTACCCCTTATTCCTGGGATCTAATATTGGAACCACCACCACGGCGGTGTTAGCCGCCTTGGCTAGCCCTGCAGAGTCTCTGAGTGAATCAGTACAG GTGGCATTCATCCACTTGTTCTTTAACCTCTCCGGCCTCTTGCTCTGGTACGTTGTTCCGTATTTCCGTCTTCCAATCCATGTGGCCAAGAAGTTTGGAGATATCACCGCCAAATACCGCTGGTTTGCCGTCCTGTACCTGCTGGTCACCTTCATAATCCTGCCCTTGGCCATATTCGGCCTGTCCATGGCCGGATGGATCGTCCTAGCCGCTGTGGGTGgtcccctcctccttctcttcattgTCGTCATCATCATTAATATCCTTCAGAAGAGGTGCCCCAAGATACTTCCATCTTTCTTAAAGACCTGGGACTTTCTTCCAATCTGGCTGCACTCCTTGGCCCCTTGGGACAGGCTCATCTACAAGACGTGCGGCTGCTGCTGTAAGAAATGCTCCAATCACACAGACGATGAAGACGAAAAACCAAAAGACCTCTTACCTGTGGACGTCAAATCCCCCGAGACTCACTGCTACGACAATCCAGACTTTGTACAATCCCAAGATCTATGA